From Sphingomonas nostoxanthinifaciens, a single genomic window includes:
- a CDS encoding TonB-dependent receptor, translating into MFVLNRRALLLVSALPAVLHAQTAATPAKSTSTTRQAAMDAEEQDIVVRGQKPLGSVVGDIEPEVTLNPADVRAYGVNNISDLLDELAPQTTSDRGRGGAPVVLLNGRRISSFSEIRDLPTEAILRVEILPEEVSLKYGYSADQRVVNFVLRRRFRAVVGEAGASTSTDGGGFAANPEANLVRIQGDQRLSINVRYQENDKLRESQRGVTSTGSGQPFDAIGNIAPPRGSASTEIDPALSALAGRTVTVAGVPGSAATGVPTLAQFAETANDANTTDISPYRTLKAGGQTASTNIVYAHPVFARSTATINGSLSYATTDGLQGLPGETVTIPNGNPFSPFGDDVALYRYLGTTPLHQRTETLTGHLGVSVNGDKGKWRWSLTGNYDYSDARTHTETGLDVSGFQSRITALDPTVNPFADPSSALMGGLLVDRAKSVSNSGNIQAVAGGPILSKLPAGPLGTNVKIGFEDSGFDATSLRSGLIQSSSLGRRNANGQVNFDLPLASRKYGFLPFLGQLDANFNIAVRQLSDFGTLHTIGYGLHWVPIAKIELIASVTDDQGAPTIQQLGNPQVVTPQVRVFDYLRGTTVDVTQVSGGNRGLLADDRRVVKLGLTLKPLPKSDLSIIANYLRTRTKNAIATLPEPTSDIESAFPDRFVRDADGNLTRIDTSPVNFAREQQDELRFGFNVSLSMKSTLQRKFEAWIAERRAGKDVPPPFPIPEAMRRRMEQQRQQAQAKGQQQAQGQQSANGAPPPPPDGGPPPDGPPPGEGGRSGGSGGPPGGGGFGGPPGGGPGGPGGPGGGGRGGIGGRQGQGRLQIAVYDTWTLKDTVLIRRGVPLLDLLNGSAVGSGGGQSAHNVQLQLGYANNGIGARISGSYQTGTFVRAGAGSTTGDLNFSGLAKANLRLFADLAQMPAFVGKPWARGTRITLELNNITDSRQHVRDANGDTPVRYQPAYLDPLGRTIRLSVRKLFF; encoded by the coding sequence ATGTTCGTGCTGAACCGTCGCGCTTTGCTTCTCGTCTCCGCTCTCCCCGCCGTGCTGCATGCGCAGACGGCGGCGACGCCTGCCAAATCCACGTCCACGACGCGCCAGGCGGCGATGGACGCGGAGGAGCAGGACATCGTCGTGCGCGGGCAGAAGCCGCTCGGATCGGTGGTCGGCGACATCGAGCCCGAGGTGACGCTCAACCCGGCCGACGTGCGCGCTTATGGCGTCAACAACATCTCGGACCTGCTCGACGAACTGGCGCCGCAGACGACCAGCGATCGTGGGCGCGGTGGCGCGCCGGTGGTGCTGCTCAACGGCCGGCGCATCTCCAGCTTCTCGGAGATTCGCGACCTACCGACCGAGGCGATCCTGCGCGTCGAGATCCTGCCCGAGGAGGTGAGCCTCAAATACGGCTATTCGGCCGACCAGCGCGTCGTCAATTTCGTGCTGCGCCGCCGTTTCCGTGCGGTCGTGGGCGAAGCCGGAGCCAGCACCTCGACCGACGGCGGCGGCTTTGCCGCCAATCCGGAGGCGAACCTCGTCCGCATTCAGGGCGACCAGCGCCTCTCGATCAACGTCCGCTATCAGGAGAATGACAAGCTGCGCGAGAGTCAGCGCGGTGTCACCTCCACCGGCAGCGGCCAGCCGTTCGATGCGATCGGCAACATCGCGCCGCCGCGCGGTTCGGCTTCGACCGAGATCGATCCGGCGCTGTCGGCACTCGCCGGCCGCACCGTGACGGTCGCCGGCGTGCCCGGCTCGGCGGCGACGGGGGTGCCGACGCTCGCCCAGTTCGCGGAAACCGCCAACGACGCAAACACGACCGATATCTCGCCCTATCGCACGCTGAAGGCGGGCGGGCAGACCGCCAGCACCAACATCGTCTACGCGCATCCGGTTTTCGCGCGCTCGACCGCGACGATCAATGGCAGCCTGTCCTACGCCACCACCGACGGGCTGCAGGGCCTGCCGGGCGAGACGGTCACGATCCCCAACGGCAATCCTTTCTCGCCGTTCGGCGACGATGTCGCGCTCTACCGCTATCTCGGCACCACGCCGCTGCATCAGCGCACCGAGACGCTGACCGGCCATCTCGGCGTCAGCGTCAATGGCGACAAGGGTAAGTGGCGCTGGTCGCTGACCGGCAATTACGATTATAGCGACGCGCGCACGCACACCGAGACCGGGCTCGACGTGAGCGGCTTCCAGAGCCGGATCACGGCGCTCGACCCGACCGTGAACCCGTTCGCCGATCCGTCCTCGGCGCTCATGGGCGGGCTGCTGGTCGATCGTGCCAAGTCGGTCTCGAACTCGGGCAACATCCAGGCGGTGGCGGGCGGGCCGATCCTGTCGAAGCTGCCGGCCGGTCCGCTTGGCACCAACGTCAAGATCGGGTTCGAGGATAGCGGCTTCGACGCCACCTCGCTCCGCTCGGGCCTGATCCAATCGAGCAGCCTCGGCCGCCGCAACGCCAATGGGCAGGTCAATTTCGACCTGCCGCTCGCCAGCCGCAAATATGGCTTCCTGCCGTTCCTCGGCCAGCTCGACGCCAATTTCAACATCGCCGTGCGCCAGCTGTCCGACTTCGGCACGTTGCATACGATCGGTTACGGGCTGCACTGGGTGCCGATCGCGAAGATCGAGCTGATCGCCTCGGTGACCGACGATCAGGGTGCGCCGACGATCCAGCAGCTCGGCAATCCGCAGGTGGTGACGCCGCAGGTGCGCGTGTTCGATTATCTGCGTGGCACGACCGTCGACGTGACGCAGGTCAGCGGCGGCAATCGCGGGCTGCTGGCGGACGACCGGCGCGTGGTGAAGCTGGGGCTCACGCTCAAGCCTTTGCCCAAGAGCGACCTCAGCATCATCGCCAATTATCTGCGCACGCGCACCAAGAACGCGATCGCGACCTTGCCCGAGCCGACCTCGGACATCGAGAGCGCCTTTCCCGACCGTTTCGTCCGCGACGCCGATGGCAATCTGACGCGGATCGACACCAGCCCGGTCAATTTCGCGCGCGAGCAGCAGGACGAACTGCGCTTCGGCTTCAACGTCTCGCTGTCGATGAAGTCGACGCTGCAGCGCAAGTTCGAGGCGTGGATCGCCGAGCGTCGCGCCGGCAAGGATGTGCCGCCGCCTTTCCCGATCCCCGAGGCGATGCGCCGGCGGATGGAGCAGCAGCGCCAGCAGGCGCAGGCCAAGGGGCAGCAGCAGGCGCAGGGCCAGCAGAGCGCGAATGGTGCGCCGCCGCCTCCCCCCGATGGCGGCCCGCCGCCCGATGGCCCGCCCCCCGGCGAGGGCGGGCGCAGCGGTGGCTCCGGTGGACCGCCCGGCGGGGGCGGCTTCGGCGGTCCTCCCGGTGGCGGGCCGGGCGGGCCCGGCGGCCCGGGTGGTGGCGGTCGCGGCGGCATCGGCGGCCGGCAGGGGCAGGGACGCCTGCAGATCGCGGTCTACGATACGTGGACGCTCAAGGACACGGTGCTGATCCGGCGGGGCGTGCCGTTGCTCGATCTGCTCAACGGTTCGGCGGTCGGCTCGGGCGGCGGCCAATCGGCGCACAATGTCCAGCTCCAGCTCGGCTATGCCAATAACGGAATCGGCGCGCGGATCAGCGGCAGCTACCAGACCGGCACGTTCGTGCGCGCGGGTGCGGGCAGCACCACCGGCGACCTCAATTTCTCGGGGCTGGCCAAGGCCAATCTGCGGCTGTTCGCAGACCTCGCCCAGATGCCGGCCTTCGTCGGCAAGCCATGGGCGCGCGGCACGCGCATCACGCTGGAGCTGAACAACATCACCGACAGCCGCCAGCATGTGCGCGACGCCAATGGTGACACGCCGGTGCGCTATCAGCCGGCCTATCTCGACCCGCTGGGGCGCACGATCCGGCTGAGCGTGCGGAAACTGTTCTTCTGA
- a CDS encoding phosphoadenylyl-sulfate reductase: MAEAARILDTLDVRPAFTAADVAELNARFIGMPTADMLRTLLTGELHGRVALVSSFGAESAVLLHLVSEIDRDVPLVFTNTQKMFGETLAYRDELAERLGFTDLRVFRPNPRLLAEKDKTGLRWSYDPDGCCAIRKVEPLQRALVPFDAWISGRKGFQAGTRNALPIFELDREHPSGPKLKLNPLAGWSKDALNAYFEAHDLPRHPLEAEGYLSIGCSPCTSKVKPGEDPRAGRWRGWDKVECGMHSAVPQAPQENDPIF, translated from the coding sequence ATGGCTGAGGCGGCACGCATCCTCGACACGCTCGACGTGCGGCCGGCGTTCACCGCCGCCGATGTCGCGGAACTCAACGCACGCTTCATCGGCATGCCCACCGCGGACATGCTGCGCACGTTGCTGACCGGCGAGTTGCACGGCCGGGTCGCGCTGGTCTCCTCGTTCGGGGCCGAAAGCGCGGTGCTGCTGCATCTCGTCTCGGAGATCGACCGCGACGTGCCGTTGGTCTTCACCAACACGCAGAAGATGTTCGGCGAGACCCTAGCCTATCGCGACGAGCTGGCCGAGCGACTGGGCTTCACCGATCTGCGCGTCTTCCGCCCCAATCCGCGCTTGCTCGCGGAAAAGGACAAGACGGGGCTGCGCTGGTCCTACGATCCCGACGGCTGCTGCGCGATCCGCAAGGTCGAGCCGCTGCAGCGCGCGCTTGTGCCGTTCGACGCGTGGATCTCAGGCCGCAAGGGCTTCCAGGCGGGCACGCGCAACGCCCTTCCGATCTTCGAGCTCGACCGGGAGCATCCATCGGGCCCCAAGCTCAAGCTCAATCCGCTCGCCGGCTGGAGCAAGGACGCGCTCAACGCCTATTTCGAGGCGCACGACCTGCCGCGCCACCCGCTGGAAGCCGAGGGCTATCTGTCGATCGGCTGCTCGCCCTGCACCAGCAAGGTCAAGCCCGGCGAGGATCCGCGCGCCGGCCGCTGGCGCGGCTGGGACAAGGTCGAGTGCGGGATGCACTCCGCCGTTCCGCAGGCACCGCAGGAAAACGACCCAATCTTCTGA
- a CDS encoding DUF934 domain-containing protein produces MTLIRFRTDEPHEEPAGTLDDFLGQSNATAVRLEAGEDARALLPHLDRLALIEIAFPAFRDGRGYSAARILREAGYDGELRAAGDVLLDQVVEMRRCGFDALASERPLDPAAVDTALARFPFVYQKAADGAQPVWALRHG; encoded by the coding sequence ATGACGCTCATCCGCTTCCGCACCGACGAACCGCACGAGGAGCCTGCCGGCACGCTCGACGACTTCCTCGGCCAGTCCAATGCCACCGCAGTGCGGCTGGAGGCCGGCGAGGATGCGCGCGCTTTGCTGCCGCACCTCGACCGGCTGGCGCTGATCGAGATCGCCTTTCCCGCCTTCCGCGACGGGCGCGGCTATTCGGCCGCGCGCATCCTGCGCGAGGCGGGCTATGACGGCGAACTGCGCGCGGCCGGCGACGTATTGCTCGACCAGGTGGTCGAGATGCGCCGCTGCGGCTTCGACGCGCTGGCGAGCGAGCGGCCGCTCGACCCGGCTGCGGTCGATACCGCGCTCGCGCGCTTCCCGTTCGTCTACCAGAAGGCGGCCGACGGCGCGCAGCCGGTATGGGCGCTGCGTCATGGCTGA
- a CDS encoding nitrite/sulfite reductase, whose amino-acid sequence MYRYDEYDQAIVDARVDEFRDQVARRLSGEMSEDQFKPLRLMNGLYLQLHAYMLRVAIPYGTLNGRQMRKLADIARRYDRDYGHFTTRQNLQYNWIRLEDAPDIVAELATVEMHAIQTSGNCIRNISSDHYAGAAADEVADPRPYAELLRQWSTFHPEFTYLPRKFKIAVIASDDDRAAMRLHDIGLLLKRDAAGELGFAVYVGGGQGRTPMIAPLIRDFVPAADFVSYLEACLRVYNRYGRRDNIYKARIKILVHEIGADEYRRQVEEEFLHVKTLALDPPATELERIAAMFAPPPFVDGPTKLDRSDPDFAVWLDRQTAAHKRADHAIVTISLKPIGGIPGDASSAQMALIADLAEQLGYDELRISHAQNIVLPHVPKARLPELWAALDAAGLATPNLDLVSDIIACPGLDYCSLANARSIPLAQKIAGRFADLERQRDLGEVKLKISGCINACGHHHAGHIGILGVDKKGEENYQLSFGGSGAEDASLARIVGPGFSEDGVVDAVETALETYRGLRLEGERFLDTYRRVGLDPFKAAIYG is encoded by the coding sequence ATGTATCGCTACGACGAATATGACCAGGCGATCGTGGACGCGCGCGTCGACGAGTTTCGCGATCAGGTGGCGCGCCGGCTGTCGGGCGAGATGTCCGAGGATCAGTTCAAGCCGCTGCGGCTGATGAACGGCCTCTATCTGCAGCTCCACGCCTACATGCTGCGCGTCGCCATCCCTTATGGCACGCTCAACGGCCGGCAGATGCGCAAGCTGGCCGATATCGCCCGGCGCTACGACCGCGACTACGGCCATTTCACCACGCGCCAGAACCTCCAGTATAACTGGATCCGGCTGGAGGATGCGCCCGATATCGTGGCCGAGCTGGCGACGGTCGAGATGCACGCCATCCAGACCAGCGGCAACTGCATCCGCAACATCTCGTCGGATCATTATGCCGGCGCCGCGGCGGACGAGGTGGCGGACCCCCGGCCCTATGCCGAGCTGCTGCGCCAGTGGAGCACCTTCCACCCCGAATTCACCTACCTGCCGCGCAAGTTCAAGATCGCGGTGATCGCGAGCGACGACGATCGCGCAGCGATGCGGCTGCACGACATCGGCCTGCTGCTGAAGCGCGATGCGGCGGGCGAGCTGGGCTTTGCCGTCTATGTCGGCGGCGGCCAGGGGCGGACGCCGATGATCGCCCCGCTGATCCGCGATTTTGTGCCCGCGGCCGACTTCGTCAGCTATCTGGAGGCCTGCCTGCGGGTCTACAATCGCTACGGCCGCCGCGATAACATCTACAAGGCGCGGATCAAGATCCTCGTCCACGAGATCGGTGCCGACGAATATCGCCGGCAGGTGGAGGAGGAATTCCTCCACGTGAAGACGCTCGCGCTCGATCCGCCGGCGACGGAACTGGAGCGGATCGCAGCGATGTTCGCGCCGCCACCGTTCGTCGACGGCCCGACCAAGCTGGATCGCAGCGACCCCGATTTCGCGGTGTGGCTCGATCGGCAGACGGCCGCGCACAAGCGCGCCGACCATGCGATCGTGACGATCAGCCTGAAGCCGATCGGCGGCATTCCCGGCGACGCCTCGTCGGCGCAGATGGCGCTGATCGCCGACCTCGCCGAGCAGCTGGGCTATGACGAGCTGCGCATCAGCCACGCGCAGAACATCGTCCTGCCGCACGTGCCCAAGGCGCGACTGCCAGAGCTTTGGGCCGCGCTGGATGCGGCCGGGCTGGCGACGCCCAATCTCGATCTGGTCAGCGACATCATCGCCTGCCCCGGCCTCGATTATTGCAGCCTCGCCAATGCGCGCTCGATCCCGCTCGCGCAGAAGATCGCCGGGCGCTTCGCCGATCTCGAGCGGCAGCGCGATCTGGGCGAGGTGAAGCTCAAGATTTCGGGCTGCATCAACGCCTGCGGCCACCATCATGCCGGTCACATCGGCATCCTCGGCGTCGACAAGAAGGGCGAGGAAAATTACCAGCTCTCGTTCGGCGGATCGGGCGCGGAGGATGCGAGCCTCGCCCGCATCGTCGGCCCCGGCTTCTCCGAGGACGGCGTGGTCGATGCGGTCGAAACCGCGCTCGAAACCTATCGCGGCTTGCGGCTGGAGGGCGAGCGCTTCCTCGACACCTATCGCCGCGTCGGCCTCGATCCGTTCAAGGCAGCGATCTATGGTTGA
- a CDS encoding DUF2849 domain-containing protein, which produces MRLVTGNDLGSGDVVWWTGEAWSRHISDAVDAGDAAEAIAKREEAALRVNVPYVVDAAPGPIGPVPLHIKDRIRATGPTVRPDLAVAPVDPASGSWTI; this is translated from the coding sequence ATGAGGCTCGTCACGGGCAACGATCTCGGTAGCGGCGACGTCGTGTGGTGGACCGGCGAAGCCTGGTCGCGCCACATATCCGACGCGGTCGATGCGGGCGACGCCGCCGAGGCGATCGCCAAGCGCGAGGAAGCGGCGCTGCGCGTCAACGTACCCTATGTGGTGGATGCCGCGCCGGGTCCGATCGGGCCGGTGCCGCTCCACATCAAGGACCGGATCCGCGCCACCGGGCCGACGGTTCGCCCCGATCTGGCGGTTGCGCCGGTCGACCCTGCAAGCGGAAGCTGGACGATCTGA
- the cobA gene encoding uroporphyrinogen-III C-methyltransferase: MATLLDPIGRGKVILVGAGPGDPGLLTIRAVDALRQADVVVHDGLIDPAVLDHAPAAAQRISVAKTRARHTLPQEAINALIVAHVKAGSIVVRLKGGDPFVFGRGGEEVEAVRATGLPVEVVPGVSAALGCAAEAMLPLTHRDWSSAVSFVAGQCKGLSEQDWSGLAGKGRTLVIYMGVASGPAIADKLMMDGLAPDLPVAVIERGTLPGSRRLRTVLADLGGMLQRERIVSPAIIVVGEVVLLSDAEDRLATLSQQAEALA; encoded by the coding sequence ATGGCGACGTTGCTGGATCCGATCGGGCGTGGGAAGGTGATCCTCGTGGGCGCGGGGCCGGGTGATCCGGGCCTGCTCACCATTCGCGCGGTCGATGCCCTGCGCCAGGCCGACGTGGTGGTGCATGACGGGCTGATCGATCCGGCTGTGCTGGATCATGCCCCCGCCGCCGCGCAGCGCATCTCGGTCGCCAAGACGCGCGCGCGCCACACCTTGCCGCAGGAGGCGATCAACGCGCTGATCGTCGCGCATGTGAAGGCCGGCTCGATCGTGGTGCGCCTGAAAGGCGGCGATCCGTTCGTGTTCGGCCGCGGCGGCGAAGAGGTCGAGGCGGTGCGCGCAACCGGCCTGCCGGTCGAGGTGGTGCCCGGCGTGTCGGCCGCACTCGGCTGCGCGGCCGAGGCGATGCTCCCACTTACCCATCGCGACTGGTCGAGCGCGGTCAGCTTCGTCGCGGGCCAGTGCAAGGGCCTGTCCGAGCAGGACTGGTCGGGCCTCGCCGGCAAGGGTCGCACGCTCGTGATCTACATGGGCGTCGCCTCCGGCCCGGCGATCGCCGACAAATTGATGATGGACGGGCTCGCCCCCGATCTGCCGGTGGCGGTGATCGAGCGCGGCACGCTGCCGGGTTCGCGCCGGCTGCGCACCGTGCTCGCCGATCTCGGTGGCATGCTCCAGCGCGAGCGGATCGTCAGCCCGGCGATCATCGTCGTCGGCGAGGTGGTGTTGCTGTCCGATGCCGAGGACCGGCTGGCCACCCTATCCCAACAGGCAGAGGCGCTGGCATGA
- a CDS encoding cytochrome b, producing MARATWDLGPAKAARYSDVAITLHWLIAIAILYNLASGLLRPVMPRGFFIFHISSGITILTLSIVRVLWRLTHRPPPLLPMAPWERGLAHTVHALLYAAMLLLPFSGWAMVSASPPAGSPGAAYADAERAAHEPVQPQVAPSGRETKGPPAPAGQGQGGGTPPRKHGPIMVWGLFKLPLITPVNEIGRTPEGVPQQRALHERIETFHLLGGWILLVLLVIHIGGALKHQLIDRQPELARMGLGRGRSWPR from the coding sequence ATGGCGCGCGCGACATGGGATCTGGGGCCGGCAAAGGCCGCGCGTTACTCCGACGTGGCGATCACGCTCCATTGGCTGATCGCGATCGCGATCCTCTACAATCTCGCTTCGGGCCTGCTGCGGCCGGTGATGCCGCGCGGTTTCTTCATCTTCCACATCTCGTCGGGGATCACGATCCTGACGCTCAGCATCGTCCGCGTGCTGTGGCGGCTGACCCACCGGCCGCCGCCTTTGCTGCCGATGGCGCCGTGGGAGCGGGGGCTCGCGCACACAGTCCACGCCTTGCTCTATGCCGCGATGCTGCTGCTGCCCTTCTCCGGCTGGGCGATGGTGTCGGCCAGTCCGCCGGCCGGCTCGCCCGGCGCGGCCTATGCCGATGCGGAGCGTGCGGCGCACGAGCCGGTGCAGCCGCAGGTCGCGCCCTCGGGTCGCGAGACGAAGGGGCCGCCGGCTCCCGCCGGCCAGGGTCAGGGCGGGGGCACCCCGCCGCGCAAGCATGGGCCGATCATGGTATGGGGGCTGTTCAAGCTGCCGCTCATCACCCCGGTCAACGAGATCGGGCGGACGCCCGAGGGCGTGCCGCAGCAGCGCGCGCTGCACGAGCGGATCGAGACGTTCCACCTGCTCGGCGGCTGGATCCTGCTCGTGCTGCTGGTGATCCACATCGGCGGAGCGCTAAAGCATCAGCTGATCGACCGGCAGCCCGAACTCGCGCGCATGGGGCTCGGCCGCGGGCGGAGCTGGCCCCGCTAG
- a CDS encoding protein adenylyltransferase SelO family protein, whose product MTISPQATSSRPERILLEVADFLADPVAAARFPQTILRFRNDRAAAEVGLDGLSDAEWLAHFGRFEPLPGSLPEPLALRYHGHQFRAYNPDIGDGRGFTFAQVRDEDGRLLDLGTKGSGTTPYSRFGDGRLTLKGGVREILATEMLEALGVRTSRSFSLVETGEALHRGDEPSPTRSAVLVRLSHGHIRIGSFQRLATLGQPAEMARLVAYVLEQLYGEQPGEAPALQLLEHVVAGTARLAASYMAAGFVHGVLNSDNINVTAESFDYGPWRFTPFWDTGFTAAYFDAQGLYAFGRQAQAIHWDVVQLAIALTKLADVEALGAILDAFPALYEQAHAAAMLARLGVTPRGEAEDLALVQAIEESLTPGSVTIDRFFFDWAGGRRRAPSPADDAYAADFAGLEALLAPYAPSRRLDHAYWSDAEPCSMHIAEVEAIWSAIDRDDDWAPLHAKVAAIRRMGEALA is encoded by the coding sequence ATGACCATTTCGCCGCAAGCCACCTCGTCCCGCCCCGAACGCATCTTGCTGGAGGTGGCGGATTTCCTCGCCGATCCGGTGGCCGCGGCGCGCTTTCCACAGACCATCCTGCGCTTCCGCAACGACCGCGCCGCGGCCGAGGTGGGGCTGGACGGGCTGAGCGACGCCGAATGGCTCGCGCATTTCGGCCGGTTCGAGCCGCTGCCGGGATCGCTGCCCGAGCCGCTGGCACTGCGTTATCACGGCCATCAGTTTCGCGCGTACAATCCCGACATCGGCGACGGGCGCGGCTTCACCTTCGCGCAGGTGCGAGACGAGGACGGCCGCCTGCTCGATCTCGGCACCAAGGGTTCGGGCACCACGCCCTACTCGCGCTTCGGCGACGGGCGGCTGACGCTGAAGGGCGGCGTGCGCGAGATCCTGGCGACCGAGATGCTGGAGGCGCTTGGCGTCCGGACGTCGCGCTCCTTCTCGCTGGTCGAGACGGGCGAAGCGCTGCACCGGGGCGACGAGCCGTCGCCGACGCGCTCGGCGGTGCTGGTGCGGCTGAGCCACGGCCATATCCGCATCGGCAGCTTCCAGCGGCTCGCGACGCTCGGCCAGCCCGCGGAGATGGCCCGCCTGGTCGCCTACGTGCTCGAGCAGCTTTACGGCGAGCAGCCGGGCGAGGCACCTGCGCTGCAATTGCTGGAGCATGTCGTCGCCGGCACCGCCCGACTGGCGGCGAGCTACATGGCGGCGGGCTTCGTCCACGGCGTGCTCAACAGCGACAATATCAACGTCACCGCCGAAAGCTTCGATTATGGCCCATGGCGCTTCACCCCCTTTTGGGACACCGGCTTCACCGCAGCCTATTTCGACGCGCAAGGCCTCTATGCCTTCGGGCGGCAGGCGCAGGCGATCCACTGGGACGTCGTCCAACTCGCGATCGCGCTGACCAAGCTCGCCGATGTCGAAGCGCTGGGGGCGATCCTCGATGCCTTTCCGGCACTTTACGAGCAGGCCCACGCCGCGGCGATGCTGGCGCGGCTCGGCGTCACGCCGCGCGGCGAGGCGGAGGATCTCGCGCTGGTGCAGGCGATCGAGGAGAGCCTGACGCCGGGCTCGGTCACGATCGATCGCTTCTTCTTCGACTGGGCCGGCGGTCGCCGCCGCGCACCGTCACCCGCCGACGACGCTTATGCGGCCGATTTCGCAGGATTGGAGGCGCTACTGGCCCCCTATGCGCCCTCGCGCAGGCTCGACCACGCTTACTGGTCGGATGCCGAACCCTGTTCGATGCACATCGCGGAGGTCGAGGCGATCTGGAGCGCGATCGATCGCGACGACGATTGGGCCCCGCTCCACGCCAAGGTCGCCGCGATCCGCCGGATGGGCGAAGCGCTTGCCTAG